A stretch of Panulirus ornatus isolate Po-2019 chromosome 36, ASM3632096v1, whole genome shotgun sequence DNA encodes these proteins:
- the LOC139760325 gene encoding uncharacterized protein: MSPTIYKRIEDFSKKIITMADEDPTSLNNILNALRNSKRLKHWDKPPKDFGPGNPEDSEYNRNGLKDVGDLSRITISPGFSFGIDDEVEEEHTPGTVEDETTTNILQEIMDSDEELHQEIRCDSLDIARTARQQYRLALRLEEMSLEEEYKQAVWKRSKAHHAAYLKKLSEIRENYDEKMMQYYLERDEKLALEEGRLRKQNEDIIQAVKQCENEYRQYATKRSSQLLEVVEDTRRKENELADQRRAFVNQLHSAKASYITKLTQMRQLLGEFEDSETLDSQTEGFLNETISHVEDILNSANENTTTQKQLDEAQNSLQEGLNCIDAITQTLNVKKAEKAKLEAEKAEKAAAQLEMEKQEAAKKEQEKLVNEQRQEGGYDVLVMIAGKKRLEELEKKVENYLNVQEKVSQAKRLEMNRAASIVNQLNLTDNRINREKLQKLLSLLAGRTVDPGRVSTNNDPILTDYVKSLVTSNIVKLGHDKQGAAAAAAAYSWLLVNIVSVHPGMWDLFLYHVFNTCPYLVPLYPVQEDGQSEEDFNKAKGIRNNEKIDSYIGRMGNCAMMYGLVLAMISKRQGFPVQAPVVGWELLARLVSLPPSSGVTAAILHNFLNTAGACLQQAYGRQFLKLMDYMNSVYMVKIKEITADAGTQALTVLQNFMEDFNTTRKLRENELISKFN, from the exons ATGAGTCCGACCATCTATAAACGAATAGAGGACTTTAGTAAAAAGATAATCACTATGGCAGACGAGGATCCAACGAGTCTCAACAATATTTTAAATGCCTTGAGAAATAGCAAGAGATTGAAACACTGGGACAAACCTCCAAAAGATTTTGGACCAGGAAACCCTGAG GATTCAGAGTATAATAGGAATGGCTTAAAAGATGTTGGAGACTTAAGCAGAATTACCATCTCGCCTGGATTTTCATTTGGAATTGATGATGAGGTGGAAGAGGAACATACACCCGGTACTGTTGAAGATGAAACTACCACTAATATTCTTCAAGAAAT TATGGATTCAGATGAGGAGTTACATCAGGAGATTAGATGTGATTCTTTAGACATAGCACGTACAGCTCGGCAGCAATACAGACTTGCTTTACGGCTTGAGGAAATGTCCCTCGAAGAAGAATATAAACAAGCAGTTTGG AAAAGATCTAAAGCACATCATGCAGCATATCTGAAGAAATTGTCTGAGATTCGtgaaaattatgatgaaaaaatGATGCAGTATTATCTTGAACGAGATGAGAAATTAGCTCTTGAGGAGGGTCGACTTAGAAAGCAGAACGAAGATATTATTCAAGCTGTCAAGCAGTGTGA AAATGAATACCGCCAATATGCAACTAAAAGATCATCACAGTTACTGGAGGTTGTAGAAGATACCCGGCGTAAAGAAAATGAGCTTGCAGATCAAAGGAGAGCATTTGTAAACCAGCTGCATAGTGCCAAGGCATCATATATTACGAAGTTGACACAGATGCGTCAGTTGCTTGG AGAGTTTGAGGACAGTGAAACTTTAGATTCACAGACTGAGGGATTCCTGAATGAAACTATAAGCCATGTAGAAGACATCCTGAATAGTGCCAATGAAAATACTACAACACAGAAGCAGCTTGATGAAGCTCAAAATTCTCTTCAGGAAGGACTTAACTGTATAGATGCCATTACTCAGACACTAA ATGTGAAAAAAGCTGAGAAAGCAAAATTGGAAGCAGAAAAAGCAGAGAAAGCTGCTGCCCAGTTGGAAATGGAAAAACAAGAGGCTGCAAAAAAAGAACAGGAGAAACTTGTGAATGAacagaggcaggagggaggatatgATGTGCTTGTAATGATTGCTGGGAAAAAGAG GTTGGAAGAATTGGAAAAGAAGGTAGAAAATTACTTGAATGTTCAGGAGAAAGTAAGTCAGGCCAAACGCTTGGAGATGAACCGTGCAGCGAGCATTGTTAACCAACTTAATCTGACAGATAATAGAATTAACAGAGAAAAATTACAAAAGTTGTTATCACTTCTGGCTGGTAGAACTGTTGACCCAGGAAGAGTTTCTACAAACAATGATCCAATTTTAACAGATTATGTAAAGAGTTTGGTCACGAGTAATATAGTAAAATTAGGGCATGATAAGcaaggagctgctgctgctgctgcagcttatTCATGGCTCTTAGTGAACATAGTGTCAGTTCATCCAGGAATGTGGGATCTTTTTTTGTATCATGTTTTTAACACTTGTCCATATTTAGTACCCTTGTATCCAGTTCAAGAAGATGGACAAAGTGAAGAAGACTTCAACAAAGCAAAGGGCattagaaataatgaaaaaattgaTTCGTACATTGGTCGGATGGGTAATTGTGCTATGATGTATGGACTAGTTTTAGCcatgataagtaaaagacaaggATTTCCTGTACAGGCACCAGTTGTGGGTTGGGAACTATTAGCAAGACTTGTTTCCTTACCACCTTCATCTGGTGTTACTGCTGCAATTCTTCACAACTTTTTGAATACTGCAGGTGCTTGCCTTCAGCAGGCTTATGGCAGACAGTTTCTGAAACTCATGGATTACATGAATTCAGTTTATATGGTTAAAATTAAAGAAATAACAGCAGATGCAGGAACACAGGCTTTGACTGTGCTGCAGAACTTCATGGAAGACTTTAATACCACTCGCAAACTCAGGGAAAATGAATTAATCTCTAAGTTTAACTAA